The proteins below are encoded in one region of Clostridium estertheticum:
- a CDS encoding glutathione peroxidase, translating to MNFYDFSAKEMDGQDIKMEEYKGKVVLVVNTASKCGLTPQFEGLEKLYNEYKDQGFEILGFPCNQFAKQDSGSNEEIQQFCLLNYGVSFTMFEKINVNGPNAHPLYKYLKNEEKGFLGKEIKWNFTKFLINTEGEVIKRYAPTVLPLNIKTDIENLLKK from the coding sequence ATGAATTTTTATGATTTTTCAGCAAAAGAAATGGATGGACAAGATATAAAGATGGAGGAATATAAGGGTAAGGTTGTTTTAGTTGTAAATACTGCAAGTAAGTGTGGATTAACACCTCAGTTTGAAGGTCTTGAAAAATTATATAACGAATATAAAGATCAAGGTTTTGAAATTCTAGGATTCCCTTGTAATCAGTTTGCAAAGCAGGATTCTGGTAGTAATGAAGAGATACAGCAGTTTTGTTTATTAAATTATGGAGTTAGTTTTACTATGTTTGAAAAAATAAATGTGAACGGACCAAATGCACACCCTTTATATAAATATTTAAAGAATGAAGAAAAAGGATTTTTAGGTAAGGAAATAAAATGGAATTTTACTAAGTTTTTAATAAATACAGAAGGGGAAGTAATTAAGAGATATGCGCCAACAGTGCTTCCATTAAATATAAAAACAGATATAGAAAACTTATTAAAAAAATAA
- a CDS encoding EFR1 family ferrodoxin (N-terminal region resembles flavodoxins. C-terminal ferrodoxin region binds two 4Fe-4S clusters.), whose translation MESTIYCFSGTGNSLKVARDIALELKDTEIIQICTKNMNIDNTLSNKIGFIFPVYASGIPFLVKKFIKEIRLKKDAYVYTVVTFGSAAGAAIKQLEEILTDKGIKLSAAFKVKMPGNYQVIYAPYSEEKQKKCFDDEKAKISGIVKSLNNNEMVGFSGLGESLMRTVGGMVYSSFRPYEKDKDFWTDKNCNGCGICSKVCPANNIEMMDGKPKWQHKCEQCLACMQWCPQKSIQYKKVTIKRGRYHHPDVEVTELFHL comes from the coding sequence ATGGAATCGACAATTTATTGTTTTAGTGGTACGGGTAATTCTTTAAAGGTAGCCAGGGACATAGCTCTTGAATTAAAAGATACAGAAATAATACAAATATGTACAAAAAATATGAATATTGATAATACATTATCAAATAAAATTGGATTTATTTTTCCAGTATACGCTTCTGGAATTCCCTTTTTAGTTAAAAAGTTTATTAAAGAAATTAGACTTAAAAAGGATGCTTATGTTTATACCGTTGTAACTTTTGGATCAGCAGCGGGGGCAGCTATAAAACAATTAGAAGAGATATTAACTGACAAGGGTATTAAACTTAGCGCTGCATTTAAAGTCAAAATGCCAGGAAATTATCAAGTGATTTACGCACCTTATTCTGAAGAAAAACAGAAAAAGTGTTTTGACGATGAAAAAGCAAAAATAAGTGGAATTGTTAAAAGCTTAAATAATAATGAGATGGTTGGATTTAGTGGACTAGGCGAAAGCTTGATGAGGACAGTTGGTGGCATGGTTTACAGCAGTTTTAGACCTTATGAAAAAGATAAAGATTTTTGGACAGACAAAAACTGTAATGGCTGCGGTATATGCTCAAAGGTATGTCCTGCGAACAATATAGAAATGATGGATGGTAAACCAAAATGGCAACATAAATGTGAGCAATGCCTTGCTTGTATGCAGTGGTGTCCACAAAAATCAATTCAATATAAAAAAGTAACAATAAAAAGAGGTCGTTATCATCATCCAGATGTAGAAGTTACGGAGTTGTTCCATTTATAA
- a CDS encoding 4Fe-4S dicluster domain-containing protein: MRAFDNDIQLIKYEVIKEVVKLSINGTLKKEGKNLFKVLVPGPKAKTRCCIHKERAIIGDRINLVMGGDKKNENVIEVINSACDECPIQRFTVTEGCRGCIAHKCIQACPVGAIQSINRRSYIDPNKCIECGKCKTACPYNAISDVMRPCRRACNANALSFDEDKKAVINNDKCIQCGACVYQCPFGAIMDKSSVVDVVNLLIKSKDNEKKHVYAVVAPAIASQFTYAKIGQVVAGIKQMGFYDVIEVALGADMVVQNETKEFIETIEELKTMTSSCCPAFVSYIKKNYPELGKHVSSTVSPMIAISRLIKNTDPLAKVVFIGPCTAKKMEIKQADIKGITDYVLTFEELEAMIDAYEIDLEVCEELPLNNASYYGRIFARSGGLTEAVKHLVDTSDTTLEFKPISCDGLIECDKALKLLKFNRSNGNFIEGMACSGGCIGGATSLHHTPKDKNEITKYGKLALEENVIERIKVIKVEKVDMHRGKDFMTK; this comes from the coding sequence TTGAGAGCGTTTGATAATGATATACAACTTATAAAATATGAGGTAATAAAAGAAGTAGTTAAGCTTTCTATTAATGGAACTCTGAAAAAAGAAGGTAAAAATCTATTTAAAGTTCTTGTTCCAGGACCTAAAGCAAAAACACGTTGTTGTATTCATAAGGAAAGAGCCATTATTGGAGATCGAATTAACCTTGTAATGGGTGGAGATAAAAAGAATGAAAATGTTATTGAAGTAATAAATTCTGCTTGTGATGAATGTCCGATCCAACGATTTACTGTCACTGAAGGTTGCAGAGGTTGCATAGCACATAAATGTATTCAAGCATGTCCTGTGGGTGCAATCCAATCTATAAATAGGAGATCTTACATTGACCCAAATAAATGTATTGAATGTGGTAAATGTAAAACTGCTTGCCCGTACAATGCGATTTCTGATGTTATGAGACCCTGTCGTAGAGCTTGTAATGCTAATGCATTAAGTTTTGATGAAGATAAAAAAGCAGTAATTAATAATGATAAATGTATACAATGTGGGGCTTGCGTTTATCAATGTCCTTTTGGTGCAATTATGGATAAATCCTCAGTTGTAGATGTTGTTAATTTATTAATTAAATCAAAGGATAATGAAAAAAAACATGTTTATGCTGTTGTTGCACCCGCAATTGCTAGTCAATTTACATATGCAAAAATTGGACAAGTAGTTGCAGGTATAAAACAAATGGGATTTTATGATGTCATAGAAGTAGCTCTTGGTGCAGATATGGTAGTACAAAATGAAACAAAAGAATTTATAGAAACCATAGAGGAACTTAAAACTATGACAAGTTCTTGTTGCCCAGCTTTTGTTTCTTATATTAAGAAAAATTACCCAGAGCTTGGTAAACATGTTTCAAGTACAGTTTCACCTATGATAGCAATATCTAGACTTATTAAAAATACAGACCCTTTAGCTAAAGTTGTGTTTATTGGACCTTGTACAGCTAAAAAAATGGAAATAAAGCAAGCTGATATAAAAGGAATTACTGACTATGTATTGACTTTTGAGGAGCTTGAGGCAATGATTGATGCATATGAAATAGATCTTGAGGTCTGCGAGGAACTTCCATTAAATAATGCATCTTATTATGGGAGAATATTCGCTAGATCAGGTGGACTTACAGAGGCGGTAAAACACTTAGTAGATACTTCAGATACAACATTAGAATTTAAACCTATAAGTTGTGATGGCCTTATTGAATGTGATAAAGCATTGAAACTATTAAAATTTAATAGATCAAATGGCAATTTTATAGAAGGAATGGCTTGTTCTGGTGGATGTATAGGTGGTGCAACATCTCTTCATCATACTCCAAAAGATAAAAATGAAATAACTAAATATGGGAAATTAGCGTTAGAAGAAAATGTTATTGAAAGAATTAAAGTAATAAAAGTTGAGAAAGTTGATATGCATCGCGGTAAAGATTTTATGACTAAATAA
- a CDS encoding nicotinate phosphoribosyltransferase → MSNEFNIKEERNLSMLMDFYELTMSNGYFVNGATDTIVYFDMFYRKNPDAGGFSIAAGLEQLVVFVKNLKFTRDDVDFLRSKGVLSEEFLEYLLAFKFSGDIYAIPEGTVVFPNEAIVTIKAKVIEAQLIETMLLLTINHQSLIATKASRIVRAAKGRPILELGARRTHGADAAIMGARAAYIGGVSGTATTIADQMYGIPATGTMAHSWIQFFGDEYKAFETYAKTYPDTCTLLVDTYNVITSGIPNAIKVSKDVLEPIGKRLKAIRLDSGDLAYLSKKVRIMLDAAGLTDCKIVASNSLDEFIITELLNQNAKIDIFGVGERLVTAKSEPVFGGVYKLVAVEEEREVVPRIKLSESEEKIINPGYKMCWRLYDKNTHKAIADVITLAGDVINEAAPYTIFDPVLTWKKKKVTNFYAKKLQVPIFLNGECVYGLPTIEEIRDYCKDQVDSIWDEVKRFSNPHKYFVDLSHELWLVKQELIRKYRNLEEKNEK, encoded by the coding sequence ATGAGTAATGAATTCAATATTAAAGAGGAAAGAAATCTTTCAATGTTAATGGATTTCTATGAATTAACAATGTCAAATGGGTATTTTGTAAATGGGGCCACTGACACAATTGTGTATTTTGATATGTTCTATAGAAAGAACCCAGATGCAGGAGGTTTTTCAATAGCAGCAGGCCTGGAACAACTTGTAGTGTTTGTTAAGAACTTAAAATTCACGAGAGATGATGTAGATTTTTTAAGAAGCAAGGGCGTTTTATCAGAGGAGTTTTTAGAGTATTTATTAGCATTTAAATTCTCAGGAGATATATATGCAATTCCAGAGGGCACAGTAGTATTTCCAAATGAAGCAATTGTAACAATTAAGGCAAAGGTGATTGAGGCACAACTTATAGAGACTATGTTACTTTTAACAATCAATCATCAAAGCTTAATAGCTACAAAAGCTAGCAGAATAGTGAGAGCTGCAAAGGGAAGACCAATACTTGAGCTTGGAGCAAGAAGAACCCATGGCGCTGATGCAGCTATAATGGGGGCAAGAGCAGCGTATATAGGTGGAGTAAGTGGAACAGCTACAACTATTGCAGATCAAATGTACGGGATTCCTGCTACTGGGACAATGGCACATTCATGGATACAATTCTTTGGAGATGAATATAAAGCTTTTGAAACATACGCCAAAACTTACCCAGATACATGTACATTACTTGTTGATACATATAATGTTATAACAAGTGGTATACCAAATGCGATTAAGGTTTCCAAAGATGTTTTAGAGCCAATTGGAAAAAGGTTAAAAGCAATTAGACTTGATAGTGGAGATCTTGCTTATCTTTCAAAAAAAGTGAGAATTATGTTAGATGCAGCAGGGCTTACAGATTGCAAAATAGTAGCATCTAATAGCTTAGATGAGTTTATTATAACTGAATTATTAAATCAAAATGCTAAAATAGACATATTCGGTGTTGGTGAAAGATTAGTAACTGCCAAATCAGAACCAGTATTCGGTGGTGTTTATAAATTAGTGGCAGTTGAAGAAGAGAGAGAAGTTGTCCCAAGAATTAAATTAAGCGAAAGTGAAGAAAAAATTATTAATCCAGGATATAAAATGTGTTGGAGATTATATGATAAAAACACTCACAAGGCAATTGCGGATGTTATTACATTGGCAGGTGACGTTATAAATGAAGCGGCCCCATATACAATCTTTGATCCAGTTCTTACTTGGAAGAAGAAAAAAGTTACCAATTTCTACGCAAAAAAGCTTCAAGTACCAATATTTCTTAACGGAGAGTGTGTATATGGATTACCAACTATAGAAGAAATTAGAGATTACTGCAAAGATCAAGTAGACAGCATATGGGATGAAGTTAAGAGATTTTCTAATCCTCACAAGTATTTTGTTGATTTATCTCATGAACTTTGGTTAGTTAAGCAGGAATTAATTCGAAAATATAGAAACCTAGAAGAAAAAAATGAAAAATAA
- a CDS encoding ribulokinase produces the protein MTTKYTVGVDYGTLSSRAVVVNLENGKVVSSAVKNYPSAVIDETLPGTTIKLGNNWALQDPNDYYECFIATVKEAVSEATKTISKDDIIGVAIDFTACTVLPVKNDGTPLMNIKEWHDNPHAWVKLWKHHAAQDQADRLNTIARERNEPWLKYYGGKISSEWLFPKLMQIVEEAPDVYAAMDDFIEATDWLTWQLTGKKMKNATTAGYKAIWNAETGFPSNEFFKELNPLMENVIEDKIGTKFYPVGTKAGGLLEKVAKATGLNVGIAVGVGNVDAHVSVAPTGVVRPRTMLNIMGTSTCDITLGEKEIPVPGMCGVVKDGAVPGFYAYESGQNAVGDIFGWFVDNQVPERYFKEAEKNGLNIHQLLEQKAKKLKIGESGLIALDWWNGNRSILVDTDLTGLVLGMNMDTKPEEIYRALIEATAFGKRLIIDTFEENGVPIDTLTVCGGLPHRNQMLNQIYADVTNKEMFISEHHQAPAIGAAMFAAVAAGKEAFGYDTIQEASKQMARLKENSIKPIPENVKRYEAIYKEYVKLHDYFGRGANDVMKHLKKIKESVSKEG, from the coding sequence ATGACAACAAAATATACAGTTGGAGTTGACTACGGAACTTTGTCTTCAAGAGCAGTGGTTGTAAACTTAGAAAATGGAAAAGTTGTATCATCAGCAGTAAAAAATTACCCAAGTGCGGTAATTGATGAAACCTTACCGGGAACTACGATTAAATTAGGTAATAATTGGGCACTTCAAGATCCAAACGATTATTATGAGTGTTTTATAGCAACAGTTAAAGAGGCAGTTAGTGAGGCAACGAAAACAATTTCAAAGGATGATATTATAGGGGTAGCTATTGATTTTACAGCGTGTACTGTACTTCCTGTAAAGAATGATGGTACTCCTTTGATGAATATAAAGGAATGGCATGATAACCCACATGCATGGGTTAAACTTTGGAAACATCATGCTGCGCAAGACCAAGCAGATAGGCTAAATACTATTGCAAGAGAACGTAACGAACCATGGCTTAAGTATTATGGTGGTAAAATTTCATCAGAATGGCTATTTCCAAAACTAATGCAAATTGTTGAAGAAGCACCTGATGTATATGCAGCTATGGATGACTTTATAGAAGCAACAGACTGGTTGACATGGCAGTTAACTGGTAAAAAGATGAAAAATGCAACTACTGCAGGCTATAAAGCAATATGGAATGCTGAAACAGGATTCCCAAGCAATGAATTTTTTAAAGAGCTAAATCCATTAATGGAAAATGTAATTGAAGATAAAATTGGTACTAAGTTTTATCCTGTAGGAACTAAAGCGGGTGGACTTCTTGAAAAGGTAGCTAAGGCTACTGGCTTAAATGTAGGAATTGCTGTAGGAGTTGGAAATGTTGATGCTCATGTTTCAGTTGCACCAACTGGAGTTGTAAGACCAAGAACAATGCTTAATATTATGGGTACATCTACTTGTGATATCACACTTGGAGAAAAAGAAATACCAGTACCTGGTATGTGTGGTGTAGTTAAGGATGGTGCTGTACCAGGATTTTATGCTTATGAATCTGGTCAAAATGCTGTTGGAGATATCTTTGGATGGTTTGTTGATAACCAGGTTCCAGAAAGATATTTCAAAGAGGCAGAGAAAAATGGTTTAAATATTCACCAATTACTTGAACAAAAGGCTAAAAAGCTAAAAATTGGTGAAAGTGGATTAATAGCATTAGACTGGTGGAATGGAAATCGTTCAATACTCGTAGATACAGATTTAACTGGTTTAGTGCTCGGAATGAACATGGATACAAAACCAGAAGAAATATATCGAGCTTTAATAGAAGCAACAGCATTTGGCAAACGTTTGATCATAGATACTTTTGAAGAAAATGGTGTTCCAATTGATACTTTAACAGTTTGCGGTGGGTTACCTCACAGAAATCAAATGTTAAATCAAATTTATGCTGATGTTACTAATAAAGAAATGTTTATATCAGAGCATCATCAAGCACCTGCAATTGGAGCTGCAATGTTTGCTGCTGTTGCAGCTGGCAAGGAAGCTTTTGGTTACGACACTATACAAGAGGCATCAAAGCAAATGGCAAGACTTAAAGAAAACTCAATAAAGCCAATTCCAGAAAATGTTAAACGTTATGAAGCAATTTATAAAGAGTATGTAAAACTACATGATTACTTTGGTCGTGGCGCCAATGATGTAATGAAACATTTGAAGAAGATTAAGGAATCCGTATCGAAGGAGGGTTAA
- the araA gene encoding L-arabinose isomerase, with protein sequence MLDNKKMEFWFIVGSQNLYGQEALDEVKQDSQIIADGLNKSGKLPYTIVFKSLATSADEITSLMKEVNYNDKVAGVITWMHTFSPAKMWIAGTKLLQKPLLHLATQFSEHIPWKTIDMDYMNLHQSAHGDREYGFINARLKKHNKVIFGYWKTDEIRKEIADWMNVAVGFIMSQEIKVARFGDNMRNVAVTEGDKIEAQIQFGWTVDYFGIGDLTTEIGKVSEKEVDTTYEGFKEIYIMDAGENDPKFYEKQVKEQIRIEIGLRTFLEAGNYTAFTTNFEDLYGMKQLPGLAVQRLNAEGYGFAGEGDWKTAAMSRLFKVMTNNEKTGFMEDYMYEFSNGSERILGAHMLEVDPTFASDKPSVVVKPLGIGDKEDPARLIFNGSVGAGVAVSMLDLGTHYRLIINEITAVKPTEDMPNLPVAKMVWKPEPSFSDGVKAWIYSGGGHHTVVTLKLTVDQVYDWSRMVGLETVIIDHDTKLRDIMKDTTR encoded by the coding sequence ATGTTAGATAACAAAAAGATGGAATTTTGGTTTATAGTAGGTAGTCAAAACTTATATGGTCAAGAAGCGTTAGATGAAGTTAAACAGGATTCACAAATTATTGCAGATGGTTTAAATAAAAGTGGAAAATTACCTTACACTATAGTATTTAAATCACTAGCAACATCTGCAGATGAAATTACTAGTTTAATGAAAGAAGTAAACTATAATGATAAGGTAGCTGGTGTAATTACTTGGATGCACACCTTTTCACCTGCTAAAATGTGGATAGCTGGTACAAAATTATTACAAAAACCTTTACTACATTTGGCAACACAATTTAGTGAACATATTCCATGGAAAACAATTGATATGGATTATATGAATCTACATCAAAGTGCTCATGGAGATCGTGAATATGGATTTATTAATGCAAGACTAAAAAAACATAATAAAGTAATTTTCGGATATTGGAAAACAGATGAGATTAGAAAAGAAATTGCTGATTGGATGAATGTAGCAGTAGGGTTTATTATGAGTCAGGAGATAAAAGTTGCTCGTTTTGGTGATAACATGCGTAATGTTGCTGTTACTGAAGGAGATAAAATAGAAGCTCAAATTCAATTTGGCTGGACAGTTGATTACTTTGGTATTGGTGATTTAACTACCGAGATTGGTAAAGTTTCAGAAAAAGAAGTTGATACCACATATGAAGGATTTAAGGAAATATACATTATGGATGCTGGAGAAAATGATCCTAAATTCTATGAGAAACAAGTAAAAGAACAAATAAGAATTGAAATTGGATTAAGAACGTTCCTAGAAGCAGGAAATTACACAGCATTTACAACAAATTTTGAAGATCTATATGGTATGAAACAACTACCTGGACTTGCTGTTCAAAGATTAAATGCCGAGGGTTACGGATTTGCTGGAGAAGGAGATTGGAAAACTGCAGCAATGTCTAGATTGTTTAAGGTTATGACAAATAATGAAAAAACAGGATTTATGGAAGATTATATGTACGAATTCAGTAATGGTAGTGAAAGAATTTTAGGTGCACATATGCTTGAAGTAGATCCAACATTTGCTTCAGATAAGCCTAGCGTAGTTGTTAAACCACTTGGAATTGGTGATAAAGAAGATCCCGCTCGTTTAATATTTAATGGCTCAGTTGGAGCTGGAGTTGCAGTATCTATGCTTGATTTAGGAACACATTATCGTTTGATTATTAACGAAATAACAGCAGTTAAACCTACTGAAGATATGCCAAATTTACCTGTAGCTAAAATGGTATGGAAGCCAGAACCAAGCTTTAGTGATGGTGTTAAAGCATGGATATATTCTGGTGGTGGACATCATACAGTTGTTACATTAAAGCTAACGGTTGATCAAGTTTATGATTGGAGCCGTATGGTTGGGCTCGAAACTGTTATAATAGATCATGATACAAAATTAAGAGACATTATGAAAGATACAACAAGATAG
- the fsa gene encoding fructose-6-phosphate aldolase encodes MKLFIDTANVEDIREANDMGVICGVTTNPSLIAKEGRDFNEVIKEIASIVDGPISGEVISLDSKGMIKEGREIAKIHKNMIVKIPMTEDGLKAVKVLSKEGIKTNVTLIFSAGQALLAARAGASYVSPFVGRLDDINANAMDLIRTIVTIFKVHAIDTEIIAASIRTPMHVTDVAVAGAHIATVPLKIIKQMIKHPLTDAGIEKFAKDWKETFGK; translated from the coding sequence ATGAAATTATTTATTGATACAGCTAATGTAGAAGATATACGTGAGGCTAATGATATGGGTGTTATTTGTGGTGTTACTACTAACCCATCATTAATTGCAAAAGAAGGTAGAGATTTTAATGAGGTTATAAAAGAAATAGCATCTATTGTAGACGGACCTATAAGTGGAGAAGTTATTTCTTTAGATTCAAAAGGTATGATAAAAGAAGGAAGAGAAATAGCAAAAATACATAAAAATATGATTGTTAAAATTCCAATGACAGAGGACGGTCTAAAGGCTGTTAAAGTACTTTCAAAAGAAGGAATAAAAACAAATGTAACATTAATATTCTCAGCAGGACAAGCTTTACTTGCAGCAAGAGCAGGAGCATCATATGTAAGTCCTTTCGTAGGAAGACTTGATGATATAAATGCTAATGCTATGGACTTAATAAGAACTATTGTTACAATTTTTAAAGTACACGCAATAGACACTGAAATAATTGCGGCTAGCATAAGAACTCCAATGCATGTCACAGATGTTGCGGTTGCAGGGGCTCATATTGCGACTGTTCCACTTAAAATTATTAAACAGATGATAAAACATCCATTGACCGATGCTGGAATAGAAAAATTTGCTAAAGATTGGAAAGAAACTTTCGGAAAATAA
- a CDS encoding NUDIX hydrolase has protein sequence MRNLDIKNKDGLTEKEFLSSYVPGNYDRPSNTVDMLLFTIDDIPVEGKDPDKALKLLLVRRGDHPYIGCYGIPGGFVNIDEGLSTACYRELKEETNIDSVYFEQLKTFGDLVDRDPRMRVISIAYLALADKTNIKAVAGDDATYAQWFTVKKDLVSSDNSGIERVDVYNITLISDDGEVKIGYVVYERFVKNGIITIKVPSYEPLKWSNDELAFDHIDEVYYALDRLKNKIEYTSIAFSLLPKYFTLREAQKIYEAILNLGKPLSRANFRRKIKKMVVETDKEKTTAGRPATCYIFNENWEHNFLD, from the coding sequence ATGAGAAATTTAGATATAAAAAATAAGGACGGATTAACTGAAAAAGAGTTTTTGAGTAGTTATGTCCCAGGGAATTATGATAGACCCTCTAATACAGTGGATATGTTACTTTTTACGATAGATGATATACCAGTAGAGGGAAAAGATCCTGATAAAGCGCTTAAATTGCTTTTGGTAAGGAGGGGCGATCACCCATATATTGGGTGTTATGGAATTCCGGGTGGGTTCGTTAATATTGATGAAGGATTAAGTACTGCTTGTTACAGAGAATTAAAAGAAGAAACTAATATTGATAGTGTGTATTTTGAGCAGTTAAAAACTTTTGGCGATCTAGTAGATAGGGACCCAAGGATGAGGGTTATTTCGATAGCTTATTTGGCACTTGCTGATAAAACAAATATTAAGGCAGTAGCAGGTGACGATGCTACTTATGCGCAATGGTTTACGGTAAAGAAAGACCTTGTTTCATCAGATAATTCTGGAATAGAGAGAGTAGATGTTTATAATATAACACTTATTTCTGATGATGGTGAGGTTAAAATAGGTTATGTCGTTTATGAAAGATTTGTTAAGAATGGCATTATTACAATTAAAGTACCATCTTATGAGCCACTTAAGTGGAGTAATGATGAACTTGCTTTCGACCATATTGACGAAGTGTATTATGCGTTAGATAGACTTAAAAACAAGATAGAATACACTTCAATTGCTTTTTCATTACTTCCAAAATATTTTACGTTAAGAGAAGCTCAAAAAATATATGAAGCTATTCTTAATTTAGGAAAACCTTTATCAAGGGCTAATTTTAGGCGCAAGATTAAGAAGATGGTTGTAGAAACTGATAAAGAAAAAACAACTGCGGGAAGACCTGCAACCTGTTATATATTTAATGAAAATTGGGAACATAATTTTTTAGACTAA
- the araD gene encoding L-ribulose-5-phosphate 4-epimerase — protein MLEDLKQKVFEANLLLPLYNLVTFTWGNVSGIDRSRGLIVIKPSGVEYDQMDASDMVVVDMDGNIVEGKLNPSSDTPTHLVLYKAFPNIMGVVHTHSPWAVSFAQAGVSIPAAGTTHGDYFYGDIPVTRAMTENEIIKDYEKQTGNVVVETFNKNNINPDQVPGVLVNDHGPFTWGTDPSNAVHNSVVLEEVAKMAYHSLQLNPHNIKMDQVLLDKHFNRKHGKNAYYGQNKK, from the coding sequence ATGTTAGAGGATTTAAAACAAAAGGTATTTGAAGCAAATTTATTGTTACCTTTATATAATTTAGTAACTTTCACTTGGGGTAATGTTTCTGGAATCGATCGTTCAAGGGGTTTAATTGTTATAAAACCTAGTGGCGTTGAATACGATCAAATGGACGCAAGTGATATGGTTGTTGTTGATATGGATGGAAATATAGTTGAAGGTAAATTAAATCCTTCAAGTGATACACCAACTCATTTAGTTTTATACAAAGCTTTTCCAAATATTATGGGCGTAGTTCATACACATTCTCCTTGGGCAGTTTCTTTTGCCCAGGCAGGTGTTTCTATTCCGGCTGCGGGAACAACACATGGTGATTACTTTTATGGGGACATACCAGTAACTAGAGCAATGACTGAAAATGAGATAATTAAAGACTATGAAAAACAAACAGGTAATGTTGTAGTTGAAACCTTTAATAAAAATAATATTAATCCAGATCAGGTACCGGGGGTACTCGTGAATGACCATGGACCATTTACTTGGGGTACGGATCCTAGTAATGCAGTTCATAACTCTGTAGTACTAGAGGAAGTTGCAAAGATGGCGTATCATTCGCTTCAATTAAATCCACATAATATTAAAATGGATCAAGTTTTATTAGATAAACATTTTAATCGTAAACATGGAAAGAATGCATATTATGGTCAAAACAAAAAATAG
- a CDS encoding isochorismatase family cysteine hydrolase, which yields MINLLINKIFDMQNEIKGNVVNLSDLPKEKTALIVMDMVNGFVHAGIMSSPRVETIIDNVVAINERTYGYKKVFFLEQHDENSTEFKIYGRHCLKNSTEAELISSLNCGATLHSNTTIIHKNSTNGFHAPEFKTWLHENEAQIENYIVEGCSTDICVKHFTETLKTYFNEKNIDRRIIVPIDSVETFDTGTHDGDLMKVISLWEMKSNGIEVVDTIL from the coding sequence ATGATAAATTTACTAATAAATAAAATATTTGATATGCAAAATGAAATAAAGGGAAATGTAGTTAATCTAAGTGACCTTCCAAAAGAAAAAACAGCTTTGATAGTTATGGATATGGTAAATGGTTTTGTCCACGCTGGAATAATGTCTTCACCAAGAGTTGAAACTATTATAGATAATGTTGTAGCTATTAATGAGCGTACATACGGATATAAAAAGGTATTTTTTTTGGAGCAACATGATGAAAATTCTACTGAGTTTAAAATCTACGGAAGACATTGCTTGAAAAATAGTACCGAGGCAGAGCTTATTTCTTCATTGAACTGTGGAGCTACACTTCATAGTAATACTACAATAATCCATAAGAATAGTACTAATGGCTTCCATGCACCAGAATTTAAAACATGGCTTCATGAAAATGAAGCGCAAATTGAAAACTATATTGTAGAAGGCTGTTCAACGGATATATGTGTTAAGCATTTTACAGAAACATTAAAAACATATTTCAATGAAAAAAATATTGATAGAAGAATTATTGTACCAATAGATTCAGTAGAAACCTTTGACACTGGAACTCATGATGGCGATTTAATGAAAGTAATATCTCTTTGGGAAATGAAATCTAATGGCATAGAGGTAGTTGATACTATATTATAG